A part of Apodemus sylvaticus chromosome 19, mApoSyl1.1, whole genome shotgun sequence genomic DNA contains:
- the S100b gene encoding protein S100-B, with protein sequence MSELEKALVALIDIFHQYSGREGDKHKLKKSELKELINNELSHFLEEIKEQEVVDKVMETLDEDGDGECDFQEFMAFVAMVTTACHEFFEHE encoded by the exons ATGTCTGAGCTGGAGAAGGCCTTGGTTGCCCTCATCGATATCTTCCATCAGTATTCAGGAAGAGAGGGCGACAAACACAAGCTGAAGAAATCAGAGCTGAAGGAACTCATCAACAATGAGCTCTCTCACTTCCTGGAG GAAATCAAGGAGCAGGAAGTGGTAGACAAAGTGATGGAGACGCTGGATGAGGACGGGGATGGGGAGTGTGACTTCCAGGAGTTCATGGCCTTCGTCGCCATGGTGACCACAGCCTGCCATGAGTTCTTTGAACACGAGTga